In Natranaerovirga pectinivora, the sequence ATATAGGGGTTACGAGTAAAGACTTATAATTAAGAAATCCATTTGTTGGAGGCATAAAATGAACTGGGATTCAAAACCTTATTATTCTCTTAGCACTTATTATAAAGCACTGTATCATGATAAAGTATATAAAATCTCTTTAAACGGTGGTTTTACTTGTCCTAATCGTGATGGCACCATTGATTCTAGAGGTTGTATTTTTTGTAGCGAGGGAGGTTCTGGTGATTTTGCATCTTCTGATTATTTATCTATTACGGATCAAATAGAGGAAGGAAAAAAACGATTAGCCAATAAAAAAATAGGTAAAGGTTTTATTGCTTATTTCCAAGCATTTACAAACACCTATGGTTCTATTGATAAACTTCGTAATATTTACTTTGAAGCCATTCACCACCCAGATATCGTTGGCATATCAATTGCAACACGTCCTGATTGCCTAAGTGATGATGTATTAGATTTGCTATCTGAATTAAATACCATAAAAAAAGTTTGGCTTGAATTAGGTTTGCAAACCATACATAATGAAACAGCTAAAGTAATTAGACGGGGCTATAGCCTGCATTGTTTTGATGAGGCTGTAAAAAAACTATATGCCTTGAATTTAGACATTGTTGTTCATTTAATTATCGGTCTTCCTAATGAGAGCCGAGAAGATATTCTAGAATCCATTAAATATATAGCTCATTTACCTATTTCTGGTGTAAAGCTTCAATTGCTTCATGTTTTGAAATACACTGATTTAGCTAAACTATACTATGATGAACAGTTAAAAGTTCTTGAAAAAGATGAATATATAGATTTAATAATTGATTGCATTGAACACTTACCTCCTGATATGGTTATTCATCGTATTACAGGCGACGGTCCTAAGAGTATTTTAATTGCGCCTTTTTGGAGTGGCAACAAGAAAGATGTTCTTAATTCTATTCTAAAAAGATTCAAAGAACGAAATACTTATCAAGGAAAACTTTTTAATGACCTAGATTAGTTTATTATTTTAAACTATTTTACTAAATACTTCTTGTCAAATTTATTAATTTTATATAAAATTGTATTATATAATTACAGTAGTAACAATTTACTTTAAGTTTAAAAAGGAGGGTATTTCTATGATGAATAGTTCCGATTTTGAGTTGAATCTTAATAAATTAATTATACTTTTTATGCTAGATACAATAAACCTTCCTATGACTAACTCTCAAATCTCAGACATCCTGTTAGAGAAATCTTATACCAATTATTTCTCTCTCCAACAATCTATATCAGAACTTGTAGATACTGGTTTATTACATACAGGTGAAATTAACCACAATACCAGATATTCAATAACTGAAAATGGGAAACAAACTTTGTTTTATTTTTCAAATCGCATACCTGAAAGTATTAAAGAAGAAATTCTTGGGTTTTTAAAAGAAAACAAATACAAACTGAGAAATGAAGTGGAAGTAACAGCTGAATACATTCCTGAAAAGAATAATGATTGGACAATACATTGTGTTGCCAAGGAAAATGAAACAACTTTAATAGAATTTAAACTTAATGTTGTATCAAAGCAGCAAGCTATAGAAATGTGTGAGAACTGGAAGAATAATTCTCATGCTATTTACTCTAGTATTCTTGGTGAGTTACTCAAAAATAGGAACGAAGATTAATCGTTCCTATTTTTTATAAAGTTACTTCAAGACATCTATCAATATGCTCCCATAGTTCATCTTTTCCTTTTTTTGTTTGAGATGAAAAAGGAATAATAATAGAATCACTAGTTAATCCTAACTCTTCTTTTATTACTTTTACGTGTTTTTGAACTTGACTTCTATTTATTTTATCCATTTTGGTAGCCACAATTAATGGTGTATAGCCTTGATAAACAATCCAATTGTACATAACCTTATCAAGCTCTGATGGTTTATGTCTTATATCAATTAATTGTATAATTAACTTCAACTGTTTGCTACTCTTTAAATAAGACTCAATAAACTTACCCCATCTTTCACGATCTGCTTTCGATACTTTAGCATACCCATACCCTGGCAAGTCAACAAAATACAATTTTTCCTCAATGTTATAAAAATTGATGGTTTGTGTTTTTCCAGGTTGCCCTGATGTTCTAGCCAATGCTTTTCTATTAATCATGGTATTGATTAATGATGATTTACCTACATTTGATTTACCTGCAAAAGCAATTTCCACCAGTTCATTGGTTGGCAATTGATCAATTCTTCCTACTACTCTATCCAAATAGACATTATGAACGTCCATCATTATTGCCCCCTTTCTTATCCTATTGCATGTTTTAATACTTCATCCATGTTTTCTACAAAGACAATCTCTATGCCTTTTTTTATTTCTTTGGAGATTTCTGATACCACTTTTTCATTTTTCTTTGGAAGAAGTACTTTTTCTATCCCTGCTCTTTTAGCTGCTAATATTTTTTCTTTTAACCCTCCAACAGGTAATACTCTACCTCTTAAAGTTATTTCACCTGTCATAGCCATATTGGCTTTTACAGGTTTTTCAGTTAATGCAGATATTAATGCAGTAGCCATAGTGATGCCTGCTGATGGTCCATCTTTTGGAACAGCGCCTTCTGGTATGTGAATGTGAATATCCATTTCTTTATAGAAATTTTCATTTATATTTAATTCCTTTGACTTTGAACGAATAAAACTTATACCTGCTTTAGCAGATTCTTTCATAACGTCTCCTAATTTACCTGTCAAATCTATTTTACCATTTCCTGGCATAATATTAACTTCTATAGAAAGTGTGTCTCCGCCAAACTGAGTCCAAGCAAGTCCTCTAGCAATACCGATATCATCTGCATCTAATTTAGATTCATAGGTATACAGTGGTATACCTAAATACTTTTCAAGATTTTGCTCTGTTACCTTAATATTCCCTTTATCTGATGTTAAAATCTCTTTAGCTATTTTTCTACACAATTGACCGATTTTTCTTTCTAAAGTTCTAACGCCAGATTCTCGTGTGTATTCCCTAATAACTTTTGATAAAGCATTTTTACTGATGGTAATATCTCTATTTTCTAAACCATGCTTTTTAAGCTGCTTTGGTATAAGATGTTTTTTTGCTATATGTTCTTTTTCATTTTCAGTATAACTATTTACTTCTATTATTTCTACCCTATCTAATAAAGGTCTTGGAATGGTTTGTACTGTATTGGCTGTAGCAATAAACAATACATTTGATAAATCCACTGGGACTTCTAAATAGTGATCTCTAAATTTATTGTTTTGTTCTTCGTCTAACACTTCCAGTAATGCCGCTGAAGGATCTCCTCTAAAGTCATTGCTCATTTTATCAATTTCATCTAATAACATAAGTGGATTCTTACTACCAGCCTGTTTTAAGCCTGTTATTAATCTTCCAGGTAATGCACCTACATAAGTGCGTCTATGCCCTCTTATTTCAGCTTCGTCTCTTACACCACCTAGTGATATCCTTACATATTTACGGTTCAATGCCCTCGCCACAGATCTTGCAATGGATGTTTTTCCTGTTCCAGGTGGCCCCACAAGACAAAGAATTGGCGAACTGGTTTCTGATGACAAGTTTCTGACAGATAAAAATTCTAGTACTCTTTCTTTTACACTCTCTAACCCATAATGGTCTTCATCTAGAATTTCTTCTGCTTTTAGAATATCCTTCATTTCCTTTGTGGTCTTGTCCCAAGGTAATTCTAATAATGTTTCAATATAATTTCTTATTACCACACTCTCTGACGAACCACTTGGCATTTTATTTAATCTGGAGATCTCTTTGTTTATTTTTTCTTTAACTTCTTTTGGCGCTTTAAGTTGATCTAGCGCTTCTTTGTATTTTATAATTTCTTCTTCAAGACCTTGCCTATCTCCTAGTTCATCTTGAATGACTTTTAATTGCTCTCTTAAATAATACTCTTTTTGATTTTTATCAATTTTTTCCTTTACTTGACTTTGAATATTGTTTTTAATCTTATTAATTTCTATTTCGTTATCTAAGATTGCCATTGCTACTTTCAATCTGTCTTTTGGTTCTAATTCATCTAATATTCTTTGTTTGTTTTCCGATGTACTAAAAATATTTATGGCTATTTGGTCTGCTAATTTCCCAATCTCTTTAGTGCCTAGTAGTTGAAGTAATGTATCCTGACCTATTTTTGTGTTAATTTGTGAATAACCTTCAATTAATTCATGGGCAGTTCTAATTAGGGCTTCTTCTTCAATATTATTTTCCATACTATCATTTTCTGTACCTTGATTTACTTCTACTAGAAAGTATGGGTCTTCTTGAATCAAGTCACTAATAGTTCCTCTCTCTATGCCTTCTACTAAAACCCTTACGATGTTTTTAGGTAATTTAATTAATTGTTTTATTCGAGCGATGGTTCCTACATTATATAAATCTTCAGGATTTGGTTCATCAACTTGTGCTTCCTTTTGTGCAATTAAAAAAATCAATTGGTCTTCAACCATGGATTTTTCTAATGCATTAATAGACTTTGTTCTATTTACATCAAAATGAATAATCATATCTGGGAAAATAGTTAGGCCCCTTAAAGCAAGCAAAGGTAATTGTATTTTTTTAGTATCCATACTTTAAACCTCACTATCTATTAATTTACTCGTTAAATAAACACTTCATCACATTTATTCAAGTAATATATAATTGAATTGTCATAAATACAGTATCAATACAATTATATATTTCTTGAATATACTATTATAGGGTCAACTAGGAAAAACCCCCTACTATTTAGGCAGGGGGATTTTTATTTAAGCAGTTTCATCTTCATTACTTGATTTTGTTCTTTTCTTAGTAGTAGATGTTTTTTTTACCGGAATATCGCTAGTAACCAGTATTGGCTTATCTTTACCTTCAACTGCATCTTTTGTTATTAAACATTTTACAATGCTATCGCTTGAAGGTATTTCATACATAATTTCTAACATAATATTTTCCATAATTGCTCTTAAACCTCTAGCGCCAGTGTTTCTTTCTAGTGATTGTCTTGCAATTAGTTGTAACGCTTCTTCTTCAAAATCTAACTCTACATTATCCATTTCAAAAATACTCTTATATTGTTTTACTAAAGCATTTTTAGGTTTTGTAAGAATCTCAATAAGAGCTTCTTCTGTAAGGTTATTAAGACTAACGCTAACTGGCATTCTACCTACTAACTCAGGTATCAAACCAAACTTCAACAAATCTTGTGGGAGAAGATGAGAAAGAATTTCTCCTACTTCTCTTTCTTTTTTTGTTTCTATTTTGGCACCGAATCCCATTGTTTTTCTACCAATTCTTTGTTCGATGATTTTATCCAATCCATCAAAAGCACCACCACAAATAAATAAAATATTTGTCGTATCAATTTGGATAAATTCTTGGTGTGGATGTTTTCTGCCACCTTGTGGTGGAACAGATGCAACTGTTCCTTCTAAGATTTTAAGCAATGCTTGCTGAACACCTTCTCCAGAAACATCTCTTGTAATAGAAGGATTATCTGATTTTCTAGCAATTTTATCTATCTCATCGATATAGATGATCCCTTGCTCAGCTTTCTCAATATCAAAATCAGCTGCTTGTATTAACTTTAATAGTATGTTCTCAACATCTTCACCAACATAACCAGCTTCTGTTAATGAGGTTGCATCGGCAATGGCAAAAGGAACATTTATCATTCTTGCTAAAGTTTGTGCAAGTAATGTTTTCCCTGAACCTGTAGGTCCAACCATTATTATATTACTTTTTTGCAACTCAACATCGTTATGTTTATAATCTGAATTAATTCTTTTATAATGATTATAAACGGCTACGGAAAGGGTTTTCTTTGCGTCATCTTGACCAATTACATACTCGTCTAAGAAACCTTTAATCTCTTTTGGCTTAGGTAAGCTTGATAAATCTTGCTCTTCTTTAAACTCTTGAAATTCCTCTTCAATTATTTCAGAACAAAGTTCAATACATTCATCACATATATAAACATTTGGGCCTGCAATTAATTTTCTTACTTGATCTTGTGCTTTATTACAAAATGAACACCTAAGCTGCTTCTTTTCATCAAAACGCCCTGCCATAATTTTCACCTCATTTCATATAACTATCTATGCTCAATTACCTTATCAATTATTCCATATTTTTGTGCTTGATCAGGATTCATAAAATTATCTCTCTCAGTATCTTTAGCGATTACTTCAAGAGGCTGACCAGTATTCTCACTTAACATTTGATTCAGTCTTTCTCTCATAGCAATGATTCTATCGGCATGAATTTTTATATCCGTCGCTTGACCTCTAGTGCCTCCTAAAGGTTGATGAATCATTATCTCTGCATTTGGTAATGCAAATCTTTTTCCTTTTTTACCACCTGCTAATAAGAATGCACCCATACTTGCAGCCATTCCAATACAGATTGTTGATACATCAGGCTTAATATATTGCATTGTATCATATATAGCCATACCAGAAGTAATAGACCCTCCTGGACTATTGATATATAGATGGATGTCTTTATCTGGATCTTCTGCTTCTAAGAATAATAATTGAGCTACTACTAAACTTGCCGTAACATCATTTACTTCTTCTCCTAAGAAAATAATTCTTTCTTTTAATAGTCTTGAGTATATGTCATATGATCTTTCACCACGACTTGTTTGTTCAACAACAACAGGTACTAAACTCATATAAAAACCTCCTTTTAAATAAATTTATTTACTCAGCCTATGTCTCTTTCTCAAGAGACACAAGCTTCGTTGAAAGCATGATTTCTAAAGCCTTACTAGCAAGTTTGCAAATTATACTTTCACATTAAACTCTTATACTTCCTTAGATGCTTCTACAATGAGGTCAAGTGCTTTTTGTACCGCCATATCTTCTTTCATATGTTCAACTTCATGGCCTGTTATCATTTCTTTTAATTTGTCTACTTCCATTTTGTACATTTCAGCCATTTTTCCAATTTCATTCGTTACTTCTTCATCAGAAATTTGAATGTTTTCAACTTTAGCAACAGCTTCTAATACAAGACGAGTTTTTACTCTTTTTTCAGCCTCTGTTCTAAATTGAGCCCCAAAAGATACTCTGTTTTGTCCAACCATTTGTAAATATTGGTCTAACTCTAAACCTTGATATCTCAATCTTTGCTCGAAATCTTGAATCATTTGCTCAACTTGCATCTCTACCATTGGCTCAGGTACTTCCATGTTTGAGTTTTCAATTACTTTTGTTATAACTGCTTCTTGTTTTTTAATTTTTGCTTCGTTTTCTTTTTGCTCTTTAAGTTTTGCCTTTATATCTTCTTTGTATTCATTTAATGTATCAAATTCAGATACATCCTTAGCAAACTCATCATCTACTACTGGAAGTTCTTTTTCTTTGATTTCATTTATTTGAACTTTGAACATAGCTGGTTTACCTTGTAATTCTTCTTTTTGATAGCTTTCTGGGAATGTAACATTTACTTCGATATCATCACCAATGTTTTTACCAACTAATTGGTCTTCGAAAGTATCAATAAAGCTATGTGAACCTATTACTAATGGATAATCTTCAGCTTTTCCACCTTCAAAAGGTACCCCATCTACAAAACCTTCAAAATTAATAACAACTTGATCATTCACTTTAACTGGACGATCAGTAATAGAGATTAATCTTGAATTTTGCTCTCTTACTTTTTCAATTTCTTCTGTAATTGCTTCATCTTGTATATCGATTTCTTCTTTTTCTACTTCGAGACCTTTGTACTCACCAAGTTCTACTTCTGGCTTAACAGCCACAGTAGCAGTAAAAATAAAAGGTTTTCCTTTTTCAATTTGTACTACATCTATTTCTGGTCTTGAAACAATATCTAAACCACTTTCTGCAATAGCTTTATCATAAGCGTCTGGTATTAAATAGTTTGCAGCATCTTCATAAAAAACACCTGAGCCATATGTTTTTTCAATAAGGGCACGAGGTACTTTACCTTTTCTAAAACCTGGAACTGCCATTTTGCTTTTATTTTTTTTAAATGCTTCATTTAAACCTTCTTCAAAACGATTTGCATCAACCTCAATCGTTAACTTTACCATGCTTTTTTCTAAATTTTCAACTTTTGAATTCATTCCTTTTGTTCCTCCTTAAAGACATTTATATGTAGCTATAAAGGGTCACTACTACCCAATTCATCTATTACCCCTTTTAAACATTAGTATATTATACCATATGATAATTATTATTTCCATATTTTTTTGAAAATGTAATTTGAAAACTTGCTTGCAAGGATTTGGAAATTACATTTTCACCGAAGATTATGTCTATTACGTTAGTAAGAGGCATAAGTTGAGGTAATATGAAAACTTGCTTGCAAGGATTTGGAAATATTTTCACAGGGTATAACTTTACTCTCTCATTATACTAACCAATTATTAACAAATTATAATAACAACTTATGATTTTGTTTAAATATGTATTACAGTAATATTACTATCTATTAATAATACTTATTTTAGGATAGAATAAATAAGACTAATAAAATCCCAAATAAAGTTTAAAATCACCCTTGCCTTTTAGACAGAAAAAAAGAAGTGTTTCTATGTACACTTCCCTTTTTCATCTATTCTTGAGTTATTGTGGTTGTTGGCCTGACATAGCTTGTTCTTGACTTGCTATCATTCTTTTAACCATTTCTCCACCAATTGAACCAGCTTGGGCAGATGTTAAATCACCATTATAACCTTGTTTTAAGTTAACACCTAACTCAGAAGCTACTTCGTATTTAAATTTGTTTAATGCTTCTTTCGCTTGTGGTACTACACTTCTGTTTGAACTACTATTGTTGTTTGTCATTGTCTTTCACCTCCGTGATATTATTATGAGCAGATTTTTTTTAAATATTAATCTTTTTAACTGGTAATTAAATCCATCATTTTTTATATATTATTGACTCCCAATTTAATTATCTTCTAAAAACCAATTTATATTCCTTTTATAATAATATTATTATCCTCTAAAATAGATACCCATTTATTGCATATGATTTATCCTATGTTATCCGTTATAATATAGAGAGTATCACATTGATTAGGAGGTATAAAATTGGATACTTTTTTAGATTATTATAAAAACAATATTTCCCCCACTCTTGAAAAAATTGATCTATTTTTCAAAACAGAGGAAGACAAAGGCAATACCATTTCTCTAGATATCCTATCAGAACTGCTGGATATTAGTATTACAGAAGTTGAAGAAATACTAGATCGTTATGAAATTAAAAACGTTAATAAAAGTTCTTTTTTTATTGTTATGAAAGAAGGGAGTAGTGAGATCTGCAAATACTTTAAGAGGCAATTAGAAACTGGATTACTAAATCAATATACACCTAAGAATATTGCTTACATATATCAAATACCTCAGCAAATTATTGAAAAGGCTATGGTTGAATCAAACTTACAATCTATTACACCAAAAAACTTAAATACTCTTTTTTCATATATATATATAGAATGTTAATCATCTATACTATATAGGATATAACTTACATATACATCACAACTCTATACCACACAAAAACACCGCAATAGAAGATTTCGGTGTTTTTGTGTGGTGTAATTTTTATCAGCTTACAGGAGTTCACTAATGCTATAATTATTTTCTTTATGTTTCAAATCATAATACCTATCTCTTACTTTTACTATTGGATACATAATATTATCTGGAGGTATAAACACTATTTCACCTATATCCCCATTGTTCATTTTTACTTTTTCTCCTACATAAATGGTAGCTATATTATATAAAAACCTGTTCATTATATTCACATCAAACTTGCTATAACCAAAACTTAAAATTTCTTGAAAGGTTTCGAAAGGTGTTTGTCTTTTTTTATATATTCTCTCAGATGTAATGGCATCATAAACATCCGCAATGGCAACTATTTTAGCATAAAGACTAATATTTTCTCCACTTAATCCTAAAGGATATCCGCTACCATCTTGCCTTTCATGATGCAATAAAACCGCTTTGCCAACTTCATCATCTAACCAGTCATATTCATTGCAAATGCTATACCCTAAACTTACATGTTTTTTAATTCTTTTGTATTCCTCATCTGTTAGGCTTTCTTTTTTATTTAATATAGTCAATGGAATCTTTATTTTACCAATATCGTGTAGCAAACCAGCTTTTATAATTAATTTGATTTCTCTTTCTTCTAAACCAATCCATTTTCCAATTAACATTGAATACATAGCTACATTTACTGAATGACTATATGTATATTCATCAACTCTCTTAATAATATTCATAGAATGTATTAGTTTATAGATACATTCTGAATTGTTAAATATAAAGTTAGATACCTTAAGTATATCATCTAATTCCATTTTTTGTCCTTTTGCAATATTGGCAAAATTATGTTTTATAACTGCTATACTATCATTGTAATTTTCAACAATGGTACTATCTTTGGTTTCTTCATCGTTTTTTTTATCTAGCACACATATTCTATCTATATTATTGATTATAATCTTATTTCTCATATATTCATTTAATATACTGTCTTTCATAACAAGGGGTATGGTACAACCATTTACCATTAAATCCTCAGCAATGATATCTCCATCTTTACTTTCTTTAACATGTATGTATTTTTTCATATTTCCACTCCTGACCGACATATAACTCATGCTTTTTAAAAACAAAGTGACTTGGTCACTACAAAATTAATTGCTTATCTGAAGTCACCTATTTTCTTGCCCATTAAGCTTTTTCTAACTTTCTTAGAAATGTACCCCATTTAATGAACTTTTTACTTTATAGCAATTAGAAAATTTTCCTACAAAAAAAAAGCAACCCTAAGGTTACCTATTATGTATTAGTAATTGTAAATATAACTAACAAGGTAACCCGACTATCCTATCATAACGACTTAGACTCGTAGCTTTGCGTCACCATTTTTCAATGGTTTTGCCTTTATCACTCATTTTATTCAATTGCATTGTTTTTTTAAGACCATAACACTATACTTTTCTTATAATAACATATTAACTGTCATATCTCAATACATTTATGTGTCTTTTCTAATTATTATAAATTGTATAAAAACAAAAAAACATGGTGCTGAATTAACCCACCATGTTCTAAAAACTTATTTACAAAAGTACAAATCCTAATACCAACCCAGCAAGAATTCCTATATTACCTAAATGACTATTCATTGCATTGGCCTGAGGGATTAGTTCATCATTTACAATATAAACCATAGCTCCAGCTGCAAATGCAAGAGAACCTCCAACAAAAAGAGGTGAAATACTAAAAAACACAAGACCGATGGCTGTACCAACAGGAGTCATTAATCCTGCAATTAAGGTAAATATAAATATTTTACCTGATGTTAAACCACCTGCTTTTAAAGGTCCTGCCATTGCCAATCCCTCTGGAATATTATGTAAAGCTATGGCAATTGCGATAAATATTCCCAACTCTTGACTTGACTCCAAACCTGCACCTATGGCTAATCCTTCTGGGAGATTATGCAATGCAATTCCAAAAAGTATTAAGTAGCCAGTTCTTAACATAGGGTTAATCTTTGGCTTAAAGTTTTCTCCATTCTCCACTACAAGATCATCAGGCTCTGATAAATGTGAGTGAGGTACAACTTTATCTAATAGGAACATCATTCCAGCTCCTAACAAAAATCCAATAACAGCTGTGGACATAGATCCAAGTTCAACAGATTCAGGCATAAGCTCAAATAGGGAAATTGCAAGCATTATTCCTCCAGCAAAACCTAATAGTATTGAGAGTACTTTTTCATTTGGCTTGCCAAAAATAATTAACAAAATAACACCTAAAGATGTTGAAATTCCAGCAAAAAAACTATAAATTAAACTTTCCATAAATGCCCTCCTTTTATATATATTTTCTACTATTATTATAACACAAAACCATATAATATGTAATAATTTTTCCCTCAAAAGAATTGATATCATTAAATAAAAATTGTCAATTAGTCCTGCTTCTAGTTGTTGATTTTAATAGTTAATTTTACGTACTATAACACATTATTTGTAAATATTCTTTTTTTAGTATAGACTATAATTAAATAGTTTGTTTAAATCAATAATTCACAAGGAGGTTTTCATATGACTGCAGATTCAATAGGTTTTAGCCTGCTTTTATTAGGCTTATTTCTTGTTATAGGTAAATGGATTAGAATAGGAACGCCTTTACTACAAGACTTATTTTTACCAAGTTCTTTAGTAGCAGGGTTAATTGCATTATTTTTAGGACCAGAAATTTTTGGCAAGCTAATTGGCGTAAATGTATTTCCTGATTTTGTTTTAGATACTTGGAGCTTTTTGCCTGGACTTATGATTAATATTGTTTTTGCTGCTCTTTTTATAGGCAAAAAAATTCCAAATATAAAAAGCGTCTGGGAACTAGCAGGTCCACAAGTAATTTTAGGATATATTATTTCTTTTGGACAATATGCCATTGGCTTACTGTTATCAATATTCATACTCTCACCTATATTTGGAACAAACCCAATGGCAGGTGCATTGATTGAAATTGGATTCGTTGGTGGCCACGGCACTGCTGCAGGACTAAGAGACACCTTTGATGAAGTAGGCTTTGCCGAAGGTGCAGATTTAGCAATTGGACTGGCAACAGTAGGCGTATTAGGAGGCGTTTTAATAGGAATTGCTTTAATTAATTGGGGCATTAGGAAAAAGAAATTAACAAATGTTATTAAAACCCTAGATAGAAGCGCACTAGAGAAGAAAGGCTTAATAGAATTGGATACAAGAGAGCCTGCAGGTTTTATAAGTACAAGAACAGAATCCATAGAACCTTTATCATTACACTTAGGCTATATTTGTATAGCCGTATTAATGGGTTATGGTTTATTACAAGGGTTAATTTGGATAGAACATATCACTTGGGGCACTATGACAGGTGTTTATTTATTAAAGTATGTACCTCTTTTCCCCTTAGCAATGGTTGGAGGTATTATCATTCAGTTGGTCTTAGAAAAATCAGATCGGTACAGCACAGTTGATAGAGACATTATTAATAGAATTCAAGGATTAGCTTTGGATATCCTTATTGTTAGTGCTTTAGCTACTCTTTCTTTAACGGTAATAGGAGAAAACTTTTATTCCTTTTTAATACTTTCACTAGGTGGTATTTTATGGACTTTATTTGCTTTTATATACCTAGCACCAAAATTAATACCTGATTACTGGTTTGAGCGAGGCATCGGTGATTTCGGCCAATCTATGGGCGTCACGGCAACTGGTTTATTATTAATGCGTGTTACTGACCCAGATAATAAAACCCCTGCCTTAGAAAGCTTTGGATACAAACAACTTCTTTTTGAACTTTTTGTAGGTGGAGGCCTTTTCACAGCCGCATCAATTCCACTCATTTTTCAATTTGGCCCTATGACCGTTTTTATAATTACTTTAGTTATTACACTCATTTCTATTTTATGTGGTTTTAAACTGTATGGCAAAAAATAAATAAAATAAAATGCCGCTAGTATTCATCTAGTGGCATTTTATTATTATATCCGTATAACAGGCTAGGTCTATGGATTCATTAATCCACTATTACATCAACTGGCAAACTAATATAAAAAGTTGTTCCTTTTCCTAGTTCAGTATTAAACCATATACTTCCTCTATGTAGTTTAGTA encodes:
- a CDS encoding sodium/glutamate symporter; amino-acid sequence: MTADSIGFSLLLLGLFLVIGKWIRIGTPLLQDLFLPSSLVAGLIALFLGPEIFGKLIGVNVFPDFVLDTWSFLPGLMINIVFAALFIGKKIPNIKSVWELAGPQVILGYIISFGQYAIGLLLSIFILSPIFGTNPMAGALIEIGFVGGHGTAAGLRDTFDEVGFAEGADLAIGLATVGVLGGVLIGIALINWGIRKKKLTNVIKTLDRSALEKKGLIELDTREPAGFISTRTESIEPLSLHLGYICIAVLMGYGLLQGLIWIEHITWGTMTGVYLLKYVPLFPLAMVGGIIIQLVLEKSDRYSTVDRDIINRIQGLALDILIVSALATLSLTVIGENFYSFLILSLGGILWTLFAFIYLAPKLIPDYWFERGIGDFGQSMGVTATGLLLMRVTDPDNKTPALESFGYKQLLFELFVGGGLFTAASIPLIFQFGPMTVFIITLVITLISILCGFKLYGKK
- a CDS encoding ZIP family metal transporter, with product MESLIYSFFAGISTSLGVILLIIFGKPNEKVLSILLGFAGGIMLAISLFELMPESVELGSMSTAVIGFLLGAGMMFLLDKVVPHSHLSEPDDLVVENGENFKPKINPMLRTGYLILFGIALHNLPEGLAIGAGLESSQELGIFIAIAIALHNIPEGLAMAGPLKAGGLTSGKIFIFTLIAGLMTPVGTAIGLVFFSISPLFVGGSLAFAAGAMVYIVNDELIPQANAMNSHLGNIGILAGLVLGFVLL
- a CDS encoding alpha/beta-type small acid-soluble spore protein, whose protein sequence is MTNNNSSSNRSVVPQAKEALNKFKYEVASELGVNLKQGYNGDLTSAQAGSIGGEMVKRMIASQEQAMSGQQPQ
- the clpP gene encoding ATP-dependent Clp endopeptidase proteolytic subunit ClpP — translated: MSLVPVVVEQTSRGERSYDIYSRLLKERIIFLGEEVNDVTASLVVAQLLFLEAEDPDKDIHLYINSPGGSITSGMAIYDTMQYIKPDVSTICIGMAASMGAFLLAGGKKGKRFALPNAEIMIHQPLGGTRGQATDIKIHADRIIAMRERLNQMLSENTGQPLEVIAKDTERDNFMNPDQAQKYGIIDKVIEHR
- a CDS encoding HD-GYP domain-containing protein, whose protein sequence is MKKYIHVKESKDGDIIAEDLMVNGCTIPLVMKDSILNEYMRNKIIINNIDRICVLDKKNDEETKDSTIVENYNDSIAVIKHNFANIAKGQKMELDDILKVSNFIFNNSECIYKLIHSMNIIKRVDEYTYSHSVNVAMYSMLIGKWIGLEEREIKLIIKAGLLHDIGKIKIPLTILNKKESLTDEEYKRIKKHVSLGYSICNEYDWLDDEVGKAVLLHHERQDGSGYPLGLSGENISLYAKIVAIADVYDAITSERIYKKRQTPFETFQEILSFGYSKFDVNIMNRFLYNIATIYVGEKVKMNNGDIGEIVFIPPDNIMYPIVKVRDRYYDLKHKENNYSISELL
- the tig gene encoding trigger factor; the encoded protein is MNSKVENLEKSMVKLTIEVDANRFEEGLNEAFKKNKSKMAVPGFRKGKVPRALIEKTYGSGVFYEDAANYLIPDAYDKAIAESGLDIVSRPEIDVVQIEKGKPFIFTATVAVKPEVELGEYKGLEVEKEEIDIQDEAITEEIEKVREQNSRLISITDRPVKVNDQVVINFEGFVDGVPFEGGKAEDYPLVIGSHSFIDTFEDQLVGKNIGDDIEVNVTFPESYQKEELQGKPAMFKVQINEIKEKELPVVDDEFAKDVSEFDTLNEYKEDIKAKLKEQKENEAKIKKQEAVITKVIENSNMEVPEPMVEMQVEQMIQDFEQRLRYQGLELDQYLQMVGQNRVSFGAQFRTEAEKRVKTRLVLEAVAKVENIQISDEEVTNEIGKMAEMYKMEVDKLKEMITGHEVEHMKEDMAVQKALDLIVEASKEV